The following is a genomic window from Hallerella porci.
GCTCATGATTTCGGAAACGACAGCGATGCCGTCAGCTTCGGCTTCGCTGATTTCTGCAGCGTTAGAAAGATGAATGCCTCCGATGGCGACGAGCGGATGGCGGGTGAGTTTCTTTGAACGCAAAACTCCCGCGGGGCCGAGCGGATGATCGGCTTCGGCTTTTGTTTGGGTGCCATAAGCTTGCACGGCGACATAATTGACATCGTCGTAGCGGTTCATTTCTAAAAGTTGCTCATCATTATCGCAAGAAACGCCGATGATTTTATTCGGACCTAAAATGCGGCGGGCAATTTCGTAGGGCATATCGCTTTGCCCGATGTGAAGTCCTTCGACATCGACAGCTTGCGCAATATCCAAACGATCGTTGATAATTAACGGAACGCCTGTGCCCTGGAGAATTTCTTTTACGCGGAGAGCGATGTGATAAAAATCCCGCGTCGATGCAGTTTTTTCACGAAGCTGCACAATCGTTGTGCCACCGCGAACGGCGGCTTGCACCACATCTTCGACGGGGCGCCCGAGCGCCAAATCGGAATCGGTCACCAAGTAAAGATTCAAATAATTTTTTTTCATTTTTACTCCTGAATTTCGGTGTTAATCGCGAGGACTTTTTTCTGAAAATCGTCGAGAGATGTGCCGATGACGAGAATCAATTTTTCCAAATTGATGCGGTCGGGAATGGAGATAACATCGGGCAAAGTTTCTGCGCCGGCGATAACTTTTTCAAGGTCGCGGTCGTAATCATTACCGAGTTGCCAATAATCTTTTGGCGTTGGCATCGCAAGAGATTTTAATCCGAGTTTTTTGACTGCAGAAAGAATTTTGTCATTGCTGCGGAAATTGGCAACGCATTCTGCTTGCGGAAATTTTTTGCGGATTTCGAGAAGTGTACCTGCCATGTAAACGCTGATTCCCATTTCGGGATCGCGGACAGAACAGGTTTCTTGATTCACTCGGAAAATGCGTCCGGGAACTGCGCAAACATCGGCAGCAGTTTTTCCGTTTACGGTGTAGCCGATATTCATTCCGATTTCTGGAAGCATGCGGTAAATATTTGCGGCTTTTAAATATTCAACAGCGGATTTTAAATCGCGGCAAAGTTTATCGTTTTCCGAAAGACCTTCTTCGACATTTCCTTCGGCGAGAATATTTTTTGCGTTAAAGAAAACATCCCAGAAGAAATCTTTCACCGGCGGCGTAAAATCAAGGCTTTCGCCATTTTGAATCCATTTTCTGCCTGCGGATTTTTGGGTGAATTTGCCGAGAACAGCACTTGGGATTCCTTCTTTTGAGAAGGCGTTCTGGAGCTTTTTCGTTTCTTTTGGATCGACAGCGATAACGAGTGTGCCTTCGCTGATAATTTCCCAAGGATTGAGCCCGAAAATGGCGCAGATTTTTTGAATGTCTGCGGGAATTTTATAATCGTCTGTGTGAATTTCGATGCCGAGTTTTGACGCTTCGGCGACTTCCCAAATGCCGCGTTTTATGCCGCCTTCGGTCGCATCGTGCATCGCGTGAACGCCTGCAAATTTTGCAGCGATTTCCGCATCTTTGACGACGGAAATTTCTTGCATCCGTTTTGCTGCGCGCTTGATATCTTTCGGGGCGAGTTTTCCTTTTAATGCTTCGCCGAGTTCAAAGCCGAGAAGGGCTGCGGCTTCGATTGCAATGCTTTTTGTGATGACGAGATCGTCGCCCGCTTTGGCGCCTCGCGGAGAAACGAATTTTTTCCCCGTTCCCCAAACGGTGATGCCGCCGATTGTAGGGCAGACGACTGCGCCGTAATATCCTGTGTGACCGCCGACGATAGAAATGCCAAGGCGCGCGGCTTCTGCGCTGATTTCATCGATGAGTTCTGCGATATATTCTTGCTTCGTTTCGGGAGGAAGCAAAAGCGAATAAGTCATAAATTGCGGCTTAATTCCCATGACAGCGACATCGCTTGCACCGATGTGCACGGTGACGTATGCAAAATCTTTGGGCGTCATCCGGACCGAGGGAAATATCGGGTCTTCGGCAATCGCCATATAGCCTTCGGGCACTTTGAGAATTGCGGAATCGACACCCATCGCCGGCCCAATTTTGACCTTCGAATTTTTGGCTCCCGTTTTAGAAAGAATAGACTGTGTGAAGAAATCGTCGTTGACTTTTCCAATCATAAAAACTCCTACGCTGGCATTACCCAGATCAGGTGTGCGGGTCGAAGGAGGCTACCTTCCTCTCAGCCGGATTAAATCCAGCTCCCCGTTGTGCACGAAAATTTAGCAAGAATTGATGTTTGAAAAATTTTCCGCTTGCAAAGAGCAGAAACATTCCCGCGCGAAAACGAAATTCGCATTTCTACTTATATTTCGTATGGTTATTTTAAAAATCGCTTCGAAAGTGGGATATTTTTGAAACTAAATTTTTAAAGGAAATAACCGAAAAAGGATTTAGATTGGACTAGTTATGGGCTCTGGAAAAAAAATTGGTGAACTCTTACTTCGTCAAGGCGTAATCGATGAAGACCAGCTGAAGCATGCGCTCAGTGAAAATGAACGCACAAAACTTCCGCTGCCGAAAATTCTCATCCGTTTGGGAATGGTAAGCGAAGAAGTTTTGACGAACATTTTGGGCGTTCAGCTGCGCAATACGACGCGCATGCGTATTGGCGAAATGCTTTTAAGCCACGGCTTCATCACCGAGGCGCAGTTAAATAAAGCACTTGAAGAACAAAAGAAAACGGGGCAACGTTTAGGACGCACTTTAGTCGCTCTCGGCTTTATGTCCGAAGAACGCTTGGTGGAAATTCTTTCGGCGCAATTTGAAGTCCCGTATGTCAAGCTCTCCAATTTTAATATCGACCCCGAAGTCCACAATTTAATTTCCGAAGACGTTTGCCGCACCTATAAAATCGTCCCGCTTTTTGTTACCGATAAAACGTTAACGATTGCGATGACCGACCCGACGAATGCGCATGTGATTGACATTGTCAAGTTCAAGTCGCAGATGGATGTCGATGTGGTCATGGCGAACGAAAAGGATGTGATGTCGGCAATTGACCGCATTTATGCATCCGCAGTTCAAGGCGATTCTTTGGAAACGCTTTTGAATCAGGCCAAGGCCGACGGGAAAGACGAACTAGAAACGGTGGACC
Proteins encoded in this region:
- a CDS encoding thiamine-phosphate synthase family protein — encoded protein: MIGKVNDDFFTQSILSKTGAKNSKVKIGPAMGVDSAILKVPEGYMAIAEDPIFPSVRMTPKDFAYVTVHIGASDVAVMGIKPQFMTYSLLLPPETKQEYIAELIDEISAEAARLGISIVGGHTGYYGAVVCPTIGGITVWGTGKKFVSPRGAKAGDDLVITKSIAIEAAALLGFELGEALKGKLAPKDIKRAAKRMQEISVVKDAEIAAKFAGVHAMHDATEGGIKRGIWEVAEASKLGIEIHTDDYKIPADIQKICAIFGLNPWEIISEGTLVIAVDPKETKKLQNAFSKEGIPSAVLGKFTQKSAGRKWIQNGESLDFTPPVKDFFWDVFFNAKNILAEGNVEEGLSENDKLCRDLKSAVEYLKAANIYRMLPEIGMNIGYTVNGKTAADVCAVPGRIFRVNQETCSVRDPEMGISVYMAGTLLEIRKKFPQAECVANFRSNDKILSAVKKLGLKSLAMPTPKDYWQLGNDYDRDLEKVIAGAETLPDVISIPDRINLEKLILVIGTSLDDFQKKVLAINTEIQE
- the thiE gene encoding thiamine phosphate synthase; amino-acid sequence: MKKNYLNLYLVTDSDLALGRPVEDVVQAAVRGGTTIVQLREKTASTRDFYHIALRVKEILQGTGVPLIINDRLDIAQAVDVEGLHIGQSDMPYEIARRILGPNKIIGVSCDNDEQLLEMNRYDDVNYVAVQAYGTQTKAEADHPLGPAGVLRSKKLTRHPLVAIGGIHLSNAAEISEAEADGIAVVSEIMSAKDPEDAAKKLYLQLGVKNEK